A segment of the Synechococcus sp. MEDNS5 genome:
ACTGGGGTGTGGACCTGGTGATCGAGTCAACCGGTGTGTTCAACACCGATGAGAAAGCCAGCATGCACCTTGAAGCTGGTGCCAGCAAGGTGATCCTGACGGCGCCTGGCAAGGGTGACGGTGTGGGCACCTTTGTGGTGGGCGTGAATGACGATCAGTACCGCCACGAGGATTGGAAGATCCTCTCCAACGCCAGCTGCACCACCAACTGCCTGGCTCCGATCGTCAAAGTTCTCGATCAGAGCTTCGGTTTGGACTGGGGTCTGATGACCACCATCCACAGCTACACCGGTGACCAGCGCATCCTCGACAACAGTCACAGGGATCTGCGCCGTGCCCGTGCCGCTGCGCTCAATATGGTTCCCACCACAACGGGCGCTGCTAAGGCTGTGGCTCTGGTTTACCCAGAGGTGAAGGGAAAGCTCACCGGTTTCGCCATGCGCGTTCCCACCCCGAACGTGTCCGCTGTTGACCTCACCTTCGGACCTTCCCGCGCCACCACCGTTGAGGAAGTGAAGGCTGTGATCAAGGCCGCTTCCGAGAACGGAATGAAGGGCATCATCAAGTACAGCGATCTGCCCCTGGTCTCCACCGACTACGCCGGCACCAACGAATCCACCATCTTTGATGCAGACCTCACCTACGCCATGGGTGACAAAGCCGTGAAGATCCTTGCCTGGTACGACAACGAGTGGGGTTACAGCCAGCGCGTGGTGGATCTCGCTGAAGTGGTGGCCCGCAACTGGAAGTGATTCAGCAGAGCGCACTGATCTGAGTGTTCTTATCCCCCCTGCAAAGGGGGATTTTTATTGCTCAGGACGCTCCTCTGTAATGGGCGAAACCCTCCGCGACCACCGGTGCGTTGTCGTCGCTCCAGATGATCGCCTGGGGTTGATCGGTGACCACACCCACTTGCCGGCAGGACGGTTGCACGTCCATCCAGGCTTTGGCCCATGCTGCGGGAAGGGTGACCACCAGTTCAAAGTCTTCACCACCACTTAGGCACCAGCGCTGCCAGAGCGGACCATCCGGCCATCCTTCTGCCTGAGGCAGCTTTGTTCTGTCCAAAACAGCGCCGCAACCACTGCTTCGGCAGAGACAGTCGATGGCCTGAAATAACCCGTCGCTGCTGTCGGTTCCACCGGCTCTCCAGGGAAGTTGCTCTGGCTTGCAGCTCACCAGTGACTTGAGCGCATCAAGCCTCGGCAGTGGACGCTGATGCTGTTGGATCGCCTGCTCTTTCAGAGAGCCTGGCAGGGTGATGCCCAGCAATGAGGCATCTTTGAGAAGCAGGGCCAATCCCAGTCGACTCAGTCCATGGGCTCCGCTCACCACGATCCAGTCTCCAGGCATGGCCTGGGAACGGTGCAGTCGCAAGGTCCCGAGCGTGCCCAGCGCTGTGATCGAAAGCATTCTGACGGGGCCCTGGGAGCAGTCGCCCCCCAGCAGCACGCCCCCACTGTCCTGAAGGATGGAGTCGATGCCGTTGTAGACACCCTCCACCCAGTTCCAGGATGTGTGTCCTGGCGCCACAAGCCCCACGGTGATCCCCAGGATCTGATCCACACCGCTGGCGGCAAGGTCGGAGAGGTTGGCAGCAACGGCACGCCAGCCCACGTCGGTTGATGCGGTGGTGGCATCACTGAAGTGGATGCTCTCCACCAGCACGTCGGTGTTGATCAGTAGATCCGCTGTTGGCTGATGCAGTTGAGCGGTGTCGTCCTCCAGCTGACCCGGCGGAGCGAAGCGCGCTAAGCGCCGCAGTAGTTCCGCTTCTCCAAGGTCAGCCAGTGTCTGCGTCACTGCAGGTCAGGCGTGGGGCTGCAACCGATCAGCTCCATCCACCACCTCGATGCGGTTGATCTGGTCGTCCACGCTGAGTTCCTCGAGAACATCGAAGCCATTCACCACATAGCCGAAGGCGGCATTGCGTCCATCCACCAGATTCAGTCCGGCAGGGGTGAGCTCCGCTTCGTAAAGAAACAGGAAGAACTGGGATGAGCCATCATCGAGCGCCTGATCGGAATGGGCCCAGCCAAGGGTGCCGAGGGTGGAAAAAGGCAGGACGGGAGTGGCCTTGTACAAACCCACATCCTCAAAGGTCTCGTTGTAGAAGGTGTCCGGCTCGCCTGGAACACGAATTTCCAGCGGTACATGCCGTTCCTGCTTGCTGGTTGGATCCACATATCCGATTGCAGGACCCTCAGGATCGCCGCTTTGCAAGATGTAGAAATCCTCGGCTCTGCTGAAGGGAAGGCCGTCGTAGAAGCCCTTGAGGCTGAGATCGATGAAGGCGCCGGCCGTCAGAGGTGCGTTGTATCCATCCACAACGGCTGTGAGATCGCCCTGTGTGGTGCTGATCACCACGGTGGCCCGTCCATTGAGGCGGGGCAGGTCATCGAACTCCGCGGGAATGGGAGGGATCCGGTCATCAATCAGCAGGTATTCGAGATCGCCGATCGTGGTCAGCGTCTGCCGGCGGGTCTGGATGAATCCTGATTTATCGGTGGCATCCACCCGTTCCTGCATCAGCACCAGGTCGTTTTTGACCGTGTCGAGCAGCTGTTCGGCCTGCTCACGCTCGGCATCGGGCACGGCGTTGAGAATGTTGTTGCGACGCGTGTTCAGCAGCGCTTCGCTGCGGCTGATGCTGCGTCCGAGGGCACTCCAGCGCTTGGCCCGCAAATCGTCGCTCGTGCCTTCCAGTCGGTGCTGCAGTTCACGCAGGTCCTCCTGGTCCATCGGCAGGGAATCCCGCAGGATCGCAGCGGGATCCTGCACGGCATTTCCTTGGGGCAGTCCGGCCCAGACTGGTTCGGCCCAGACCAAGCCGACCACCATCAGGAGGCTGAGCAAGCCAGTGCTCAAACGCTGAAAAGCCGACCGAATCGCCACGGAGAACCCCAGGTGCTGAAAGGACTTTGGCACAGCCGTATGATCCCCTGAACCGTTCAGCGGGAATGATTTCCAGCAACGACTTTCGCACTGGCACCACCATCGAGCTGGACGGTGCCGTCTGGCGTGTGGTCGAGTTCCTGCACGTCAAGCCAGGCAAGGGTTCTGCCTTTGTGCGCACCAAACTCAAGGCGGTGCAAAGCGGCAACGTGGTGGAGAAAACCTTCCGCGCTGGCGAGATGCTGCCCCAGGCCATTCTTGAGAAAGCCACGCTTCAGCACACCTACATGGAAGGTGAGGACTATGTCTTCATGGACATGGGCACCTACGAAGAAACCCGCCTGTCTGCGAAGCAGATCGGTGAGAGCCGCAAATACCTCAAGGAAGGGATGGAGGTGAATGTCGTCTCCTGGAATGAAAAGCCTCTTGAGGTTGAACTACCCAATTCGGTTGTGCTCGAGATCAAGGAGACCGATCCGGGCGTGAAAGGCGACACCGCGACCGGTGGCACCAAGCCAGCCATTCTCGAGACCGGTGCTCAGGTGATGGTGCCTCTCTTTCTTTCCATTGGTGAGAAGATCAAGGTTGACACCCGCAACGACACCTACCTGGGTCGGGAGAACAGCTGACCATGCATCTCGACCACGATCAGCTGAATCAGCTTCTCGACAAGCTGGCGGAGAGCGACATTCAAGAGTTCCGTCTCGAGGGCGATGACTTCCGCCTGGAGGTTCGCCGGAATCTTCCTGTTGCGGCCGCGGCCACTCAGATGGTGCCTGTTGCCGCTCCTCCTGTGCCAGCGCTGGAGATCAAGACTCAGAGCGAGTCCTCGTCCGCTGCCCCTCCTGCAGCTGCGGGAACCCGCACGGATCTCGTGGATGTCACCGCTCCGATGGTGGGCACCTTCTACCGGGCTCCTGCACCCGGTGAAGCTGCCTTCGTGGAGATCGGTAACCGCATCTCTGCTGGTCAGACGATCTGCATCCTCGAAGCGATGAAGCTGATGAACGAGCTGGAGGCCGAGCTGAGCGGCGAAGTGGTGGAAATCCTGGTGGACAACGGCACGCCCGTGGAATTCGGTCAGGTGTTGATGCGCGTCAAGCCTGGCTAAGCGCCCAGGCCGCTTCGATGGCGGCCAGCATGCTGTCGCAGCGCGCGACGCCCTGGCCAGCGATGTCGAATCCGGTTCCATGATCGGGTGATGTGCGCAGAAACGAGAGGCCAAGGGTGGTGTTGACCGCCTGGTCAAAGGCAAGCAATTTCACGGGGATCAGTCCCTGATCGTGATACAGGGCCAGAATTCCGTCAGGGCCAGCTGTGTTGTTGCGGCTCCATGCCTGCGCTGCGCTGAGCCAGCACGTATCTGGCGGAAGAGGGCCCCTGAGCTGGATCGTGGGGTTTGCCTCCACCCATTGACGCAGCAAAGGTGTGAGCCATTGCTCTTCCTCGCTGCCGAGCTGCCCTTTCTCGCCGGCGTGGGGATTGAGACCGGCCACCAGCAGTTGCGGTGAGGGATTGAAGCGTTGGCAGAACCGGGCCAGGGTCTCCAGCTTGGTGCTCACCAAAGCCGGGGTAAGGGCTTGAGACACCTGTTGCAGAGGGATGTGGGTGGTGGCCAGAAGGGTGTTCAGTCGCCATCCGGTGCTGGGTGAAACGGCCGTGAACAGCATTGATGCGGACTCTGCTCCGTCGAGTTCGGCCAATCGCTCGGTCTGCCCGGGATAGGGATGGCCTGCTGCATGCCAGGTGTGCTTTGCGATCGGCGCCGTGACCAGGGCCCGTCCGTGGCCTCCCTGGACCAGCTCCACGGCTCGACTTAGCCAGCGGAACCCGGCCTCCCCGCTACTGGCCCCCGCATTGCCTGGATCCACTGGGCCGTTGGGGATCGGAAGGTCTTCAACCTCAAGGTCATCAGGATCCGCCAGGGGAACGCCCTTCAGGTTGTGCAAGAGCTGATGGGTGCGTTTGAGGCTGGCTCTGCAGCCCACCAGCAACGGTTTCATGCCCCGCGGACAGCGGGGGTCTGCGAGGGCTTTGAGGGTGACTTCCATGCCGATCCCGGCGGGATCCCCTAAAGCGATAACGAGATGCTGATTAGCGTCTGTGTGTTGATGGAGCGGGATCATGCTGCGCTGGCTGTTGATCGGGTTGCTGCTCTACGGCCTGGGAACTGCTCTGCGGCAAGGATGGCTGGAGGTTCAGTGGAGCCAATTTCTCCATGACGCCGGGCTGACATTCATCGATCCCGACCAGCCCCTTGAACTGCATGAACTGCCCATGTTCAAGCCGGAGACGAGGGAGTCCTCGACTCCCTGAGGGTTTCGATCGCGAGGCATTGCGCCAGTCCGCTGCGGTAGGTCGGATACACCAGCTCGTAACCGAGATCCTGGCGGAGGCGCTGGTTGCTGACCCGTCGGTTGTCCGCCCAGAACGACCTGGCCATGGCGCTCATGCTGGCCTCCGCTTCGCAGAACGGTTTGGGTTGGGGAAGCTCGCAGTTCAGTAGGGATGCGGCATAGCGGTGCACTGAAACACTCGCTGCTGGCTCGTCATCGCAGACGTTCACGATCTCTGGATGCTGACCCTGAGCGGATCGATGCATGAGATGGAGGGAGGCCGCGGCCAAGTCATCCACATGAATGCGACAGAACATCTGCCCAGGCTTGTCCACCGGCTGCAATGTTCCTGCTTTCAGCGCAGCGAGAGGGGAGCGGCCAGGTCCATAGATTCCCGGCAAACGCATGATCTGGAGAGGAAGTCCGCTGGACAGCCACGCTTGTTCGCACGCCAGCCGACGCCGGCTTCGGTCTTGGGTGGGTTGCGGAGGGTCGTTCTCGCAGACCCAGGCGCCGTCGGTGTTGCCGTACACCCCTGTGGTCGAGAGATAGCCGACCCAGCGCAGCGGCCAGTGCTTGATCTGATCGCCGAGCGTTGTCAGTACCGGATCGTTGCCATCGCGATCGGGTGGGATGGTGATGAGCAGATGGGTGACGCCCTCGAGCTGGTGAGGATCAGGAACCTTTCCGGTCGCTGAGTCGAAGGCGAGGTGTCCGCTGTACGGCGCGGGTTCACGCCGGGTGCTGATGACGGGGATCTTTAAGGCAGCAGCGAGGGAAGCGAGGCGGTTGCCACTGAACCCGGCGCCGAGGATGCAGAGCTTGGATCCGGCAGGCAGTGGCTGA
Coding sequences within it:
- the gap gene encoding type I glyceraldehyde-3-phosphate dehydrogenase, translating into MTLRVAINGFGRIGRNVMRGWLSRGADTGLEIVGMNSTSDPKTSAHLLTYDSILGHIDRSVQIETTDDTMIVNGKEIKFFADRNPLNCPWKDWGVDLVIESTGVFNTDEKASMHLEAGASKVILTAPGKGDGVGTFVVGVNDDQYRHEDWKILSNASCTTNCLAPIVKVLDQSFGLDWGLMTTIHSYTGDQRILDNSHRDLRRARAAALNMVPTTTGAAKAVALVYPEVKGKLTGFAMRVPTPNVSAVDLTFGPSRATTVEEVKAVIKAASENGMKGIIKYSDLPLVSTDYAGTNESTIFDADLTYAMGDKAVKILAWYDNEWGYSQRVVDLAEVVARNWK
- the thiL gene encoding thiamine-phosphate kinase, coding for MTQTLADLGEAELLRRLARFAPPGQLEDDTAQLHQPTADLLINTDVLVESIHFSDATTASTDVGWRAVAANLSDLAASGVDQILGITVGLVAPGHTSWNWVEGVYNGIDSILQDSGGVLLGGDCSQGPVRMLSITALGTLGTLRLHRSQAMPGDWIVVSGAHGLSRLGLALLLKDASLLGITLPGSLKEQAIQQHQRPLPRLDALKSLVSCKPEQLPWRAGGTDSSDGLFQAIDCLCRSSGCGAVLDRTKLPQAEGWPDGPLWQRWCLSGGEDFELVVTLPAAWAKAWMDVQPSCRQVGVVTDQPQAIIWSDDNAPVVAEGFAHYRGAS
- a CDS encoding peptidylprolyl isomerase; the encoded protein is MVVGLVWAEPVWAGLPQGNAVQDPAAILRDSLPMDQEDLRELQHRLEGTSDDLRAKRWSALGRSISRSEALLNTRRNNILNAVPDAEREQAEQLLDTVKNDLVLMQERVDATDKSGFIQTRRQTLTTIGDLEYLLIDDRIPPIPAEFDDLPRLNGRATVVISTTQGDLTAVVDGYNAPLTAGAFIDLSLKGFYDGLPFSRAEDFYILQSGDPEGPAIGYVDPTSKQERHVPLEIRVPGEPDTFYNETFEDVGLYKATPVLPFSTLGTLGWAHSDQALDDGSSQFFLFLYEAELTPAGLNLVDGRNAAFGYVVNGFDVLEELSVDDQINRIEVVDGADRLQPHA
- the efp gene encoding elongation factor P — translated: MISSNDFRTGTTIELDGAVWRVVEFLHVKPGKGSAFVRTKLKAVQSGNVVEKTFRAGEMLPQAILEKATLQHTYMEGEDYVFMDMGTYEETRLSAKQIGESRKYLKEGMEVNVVSWNEKPLEVELPNSVVLEIKETDPGVKGDTATGGTKPAILETGAQVMVPLFLSIGEKIKVDTRNDTYLGRENS
- the accB gene encoding acetyl-CoA carboxylase biotin carboxyl carrier protein, producing the protein MHLDHDQLNQLLDKLAESDIQEFRLEGDDFRLEVRRNLPVAAAATQMVPVAAPPVPALEIKTQSESSSAAPPAAAGTRTDLVDVTAPMVGTFYRAPAPGEAAFVEIGNRISAGQTICILEAMKLMNELEAELSGEVVEILVDNGTPVEFGQVLMRVKPG
- the pdxA gene encoding 4-hydroxythreonine-4-phosphate dehydrogenase PdxA encodes the protein MIPLHQHTDANQHLVIALGDPAGIGMEVTLKALADPRCPRGMKPLLVGCRASLKRTHQLLHNLKGVPLADPDDLEVEDLPIPNGPVDPGNAGASSGEAGFRWLSRAVELVQGGHGRALVTAPIAKHTWHAAGHPYPGQTERLAELDGAESASMLFTAVSPSTGWRLNTLLATTHIPLQQVSQALTPALVSTKLETLARFCQRFNPSPQLLVAGLNPHAGEKGQLGSEEEQWLTPLLRQWVEANPTIQLRGPLPPDTCWLSAAQAWSRNNTAGPDGILALYHDQGLIPVKLLAFDQAVNTTLGLSFLRTSPDHGTGFDIAGQGVARCDSMLAAIEAAWALSQA
- a CDS encoding 4-hydroxythreonine-4-phosphate dehydrogenase, producing MLRWLLIGLLLYGLGTALRQGWLEVQWSQFLHDAGLTFIDPDQPLELHELPMFKPETRESSTP
- a CDS encoding SDR family oxidoreductase, whose amino-acid sequence is MPESLVNRCQPLPAGSKLCILGAGFSGNRLASLAAALKIPVISTRREPAPYSGHLAFDSATGKVPDPHQLEGVTHLLITIPPDRDGNDPVLTTLGDQIKHWPLRWVGYLSTTGVYGNTDGAWVCENDPPQPTQDRSRRRLACEQAWLSSGLPLQIMRLPGIYGPGRSPLAALKAGTLQPVDKPGQMFCRIHVDDLAAASLHLMHRSAQGQHPEIVNVCDDEPAASVSVHRYAASLLNCELPQPKPFCEAEASMSAMARSFWADNRRVSNQRLRQDLGYELVYPTYRSGLAQCLAIETLRESRTPSSPA